The Corynebacterium sphenisci DSM 44792 genome includes the window ACCACCACCTCCACCTCGGCGAAGAAGCTGATCGAGGGCGACCTCGGCAGCCATTTCGCCGCCGTGCTTCACCGGATCACCGGGGAGGAGCTGCAGGTCGTGGTCACCGTCGCCGACCGCGCCGAGGAGACCCCCGCCGCGGCGGCCCCGACCACCGCGCAGCCGCAGGCCCCGCAACCCCAGCGGACCTACCCCCCGACCGGGGCGGAGCCCGGCTACGGCTACCCGCGGCCGGGCGATGACGCCGCCCACTTCACCGAGCCCGGCACCAACCAGCAGGCCGCGATGCGCTTCGGGGAGCACCCCGGCTACCCGGCGCCGGCGCAGCCGGCCGCGCAGCCGCCGACGCAGCCGGCCGCGCAGCCGCCGACCGGCTACCCCGGCCAGGGCGGGGCGATGCCGCCGATGCCCGCCGGCCAGCCGATGACCCAGCCCGGTCAACCGGCCCAACCGGGCTACCCCGCCCCGGAGGCCCCCGCCGCCGGCGCCCCCGCCCCGGTGTCCGCGATGGCCACCGGCCCGCACCAGGCGGTGCCCCGCCAGATGTGCGATCCGGTGGAGGAGCCCACCCTGAACCCGAAGTACACCTTCGACACCTTCGTGCAGGGCCCCCAGAACAAGATCGCCGCCGCCGCGGCGGTGGCGGTCGCGGAGAACCCGGGCCGGTCCTACAACCCGCTCTACATCGCCGGCCCCTCGGGCCTGGGCAAGACGCACCTGCTGCACGCGATCGGCCATTACGCGCTGAACCTGCGGCCCACGCTGCGGCTGAAGTACGTCAGCTCCGAGGAGTTCACCAACGACTTCATCACCTCGCTGCGCGAGGACGCCCAGGAGTCCTTCAAGCGCCGCTACCGCAACCTCGACGTGCTGCTGGTCGACGACATCCAGTTCCTCGCCGGCAAGGAGGGCACCCAGGAGGAGTTCTTCCACACCTTCAACGCGCTCTACCAGACCAACCGGCAGATCGTGCTGTCCTCCGACCGGCCGCCGAACCAGCTGGTCACCCTCGAGGACCGGCTGCGCACCCGCTTCGAGCAGGGCCTGTACGCGGACCTGTCGCTGCCGGATCTGGAGACCCGGATCGCGATCCTGCAGAAGAAGGTGGAGCAGCTGGAGAACCGGGACATCCCGGAGGATGTGCTGATCTTCATCGCCCAGCACACCAACACCTCGATCCGGGCGCTGGAGGGCGATCTGCTGCAGATCTCCGCCCAGGCCTCGCTGCTGCGCCGGGAGCCCTCGGTGGAGCTGGCCCGGGAGGTGCTCGGCACCGGCGGGGGAGCGGTGGACATCACCCCGGAGATCATCGTCGCGGCGACCGCGGAGTACTTCGGGCTGTCCATCAAGGATCTGGAGTCGCCGCGGCGCTCCCGCCCGGTCAGCCACGCCCGGCAGGTGGCGATGCACCTCATCCGGCGGATGACGAACCTCTCCCTGGTGAGCATCGGGGCGGTCCTCGGCGGCCGGGACCACGCCACGATCCTGCACGGCGACAACAAGATCGAGCACGAGATCACCGAGAACGAGGCCACCCGCCGGGAGGTCGACGAGCTCACCGCCCGGATCCACGAGCGCGCCCGGATGTGATCCGGATCCCCCGGGGCGGCCCCAGCACCGGTGCACAAGCTGTCGGCGGGGCTGTGGATAACCCGGCGCCGGTTGTGGGAAGCCGGCGGGGACGGGGGTTATCCACATTTTCTCCGGGTTGTCGACACTTCATCCACCGCGCCGTCACCATCGCGCCACGCGAGCCGACCAGCGCCATGGGCGGATATCCACAGTTCCCACCGCCCCTATTACTTCCACCAACCTGATCCCCCAGAGCCGTTTCCGTGAAAACAGCGCTGTGGACCGCCGCGCCACGCCCCGATTCGCCCCGCCCGCCGCGGGCGGCCGGCGGGGCGGGGGCTCCCCCGCGGCGACCGCCGGGGCCGCGCCGGTGGGTTACAGTGTGTGGATGACGACGCCACCGCGGTCGCGGGGCGCCGAATGACATGGCCGGGCCCCCGGCAGCGATTCCGTGGAGGGACGATGGAGCAGACCGACGTGCGCGTACGCGCCGCCAAGGACGATCTCGCCGACGCCGTCGCGTGGGTGGCGCGCAACCTGCCGACCCGCACCACGCAGCCGATCCTGCGCGGGATGCTCTTCGACGTCTCCGACGCGGGCCTGGAGATCGCCGGCTACGACTACGAGGTCTCCACCAGGGTGCGGATCCCGGCGGAGAGCACCGATGTCGGCCGCTTCGCGGTCAACGGCAAACTGGTCTCGGACATCGTCGCGAAGATGGCGAACAAGCCCATCGACCTGCACTACGACGGCACCAAGGTGCACGTCACCTGCGGCTCCTCCCGGTTCGAGCTGCCGGCGATGACCATCGACGACTACCCGGCGATGCCGGAGACCCCGGCGGTGACCGCCACCGTGGACCCCTCCCTGTTCACCGAGGCGATCGGGCAGGTGTCCGTGGCCGCCGGCCGCGATGAGACGCTGCCGATGCTCACCGGCATCCGGATGGAGGCCGAGGACGGCCGGGTCACCCTCGCCGCCACCGACCGGTTCCGGCTGGCGGTGCGCACCTTCGACTGGGAGGCCGTCGCCGACGGCCCGGTGGAGCTGCTCATCCCGGCGAAGACCCTGGCGGACACCGCCCGCACCATCGACTCGCATTCCTCCGAGCCGGTGACCATCGCCGTCGGCGACGGCTCCGACGGCCAGCCGATCGGCTCCGACGGGCTGCTCGGCATCCTCGGCCCGGACCGGCGCACCACCACCCGGCTGCTGGAGGCGGAGTTCCCGAAGTTCCGCCCGCTGCTGCCCAAGGAGCATTCCGCGGTGGCCTCCATCGAGATCGAGCCGCTGCGCGAGGCGATCCGCCGCGTCAGCCTGGTCGCCGACCGCGGCGCCCAGGTGCGGATGGACTTCTCCGAGGGCCAGGTGCGGCTGTCCGCGCAGGCGGAGGAGACCGGCTCCGCCGAGGAGATCCTGGACTGCGCCTTCGCCGGGGAGCCGCTGCTCATCGCCTTCAACCCCGCCTACCTCTCCGACGGGCTCTCCGCGATCCACACCAACCGGGTGTTCATGGGCTTCACGCAGCCCTCCCGCCCGGCGATCCTGGTGCCGGAGCCGGAGGAGCTGCCGGAGGCCGGCGAGGACGGCATGTTCCCGACCCCCGAGGTGGACTACACCTACCTGCTGATGCCGGTCCGGCTGCCGGGCTAGGCCCGCCGCCACCGACGCCGCCGGCATGCACCTGCGTTCGCTCTCGCTGCGGGACTTCCGCTCCTGGCCGGAGCTGAACCTGGCCCTGGAGCCGGGCATCACCGTATTCACCGGGCGCAACGGCTACGGCAAGACCAACATCGTCGAGGCGGTCGGCTACCTGGCCACCCTGTCCTCGCACCGGGTCGCCGGGGACGCGCCCCTGGTGCGCGCCGGGGCGGAATCCGCCCGGGTGTCGGCCACCGCGGTCAACGAGGGCCGGGAGCTCACCGCCCATCTGCTCATCAACGCCCGCGGCGCGAACCTCGCCCAGCTCAACCGCACCCGGCTGCGCAGCCCCCGGGAGCTGCTCGGCACCGTGCGCGCGGTGCTCTTCGCCCCCGAGGACCTGGAGCTGGTCAAGGGGGAGCCGGCGCAGCGCCGCCGCTACCTCGACGATCTGCTGGGGGTGCGCCGGCCCCGGCTGGCCGGGGCCCGCCTGGAGTACGACCGGGTGCTGCGGCAGCGCAACGCCCTGCTGAAATCCGCCGCCACCGCGCTGCGCCGCGGCTACGGCACCGCCGAGGGGGAGGCGGCGCTGGCCACCCTGGACACCTGGGACGCCCAGCTGGCCAGGGTCGGCGCGGTGGTCACCGCCGAGCGGATCCGGCTCACCGCGGATCTGGCCCCGCGGGTGGTGGAGGCCTACGCCACGCTGGCGCCGAGCTCCCGGCCCGCGGCGGTGGCCTACCGGCCGCGGGTGCTGGAGTCGGCCGGATCGGCGCCGATGGGTGCCGGGGAGGCCGCGCAGGCGGATCCGGAGGTGCTTGAGGCGCTGCTGCTCACCGCGATGGCGGAGGGCCGGCGCCGGGAGATCGAGCGGGGGATGAGCCTGGTCGGCCCGCACCGCGACGACCTCTCCCTGACCCTGGGGGAGGAGCCGGCGAAGGGCTTCGCCTCGCATGGGGAGACCTGGTCCTTCGCCCTGGCGCTGCGCCTGGCCGGCTACGAGCTGCTCCGCGCCGAGGGCCCGGACCCGGTGCTGATCCTCGACGACGTCTTCGCGGAACTCGACCGGCACCGCCGGCAGGCCCTGGTGGCGATGGCCACCCGCGCCGAGCAGGTCCTGATCACCTCCGCGGTGGGCGAGGAGCTGCCGCCGGGGCTGGCCGAGGCAGGCCACACCACCCACCTGGTGGAGGTCCGGGACACCGAGCAGGGCCGGATCTCGGTGCTCGCCGAGGGGGCCGGGGCATGAGCGCCGGGGAGCCCGGCGCCGCCGCGGCCGGCGGGGACGCCGCCGGCAGCAGCGCCGCCGATGCGGCGGTGGCCAAGGCCGCCCGGCTGGTCCGGGCCGCCGGGGCGCCCGCCGCCGCACCGGCCCCGGCCCCGGAGACCGCCGCGCAGGCCCCGGACGCAGTCGCGCCGGCCCCGGACGCCGGCGGGGCCACGGCACCGGAGGCGGCCCCGGCCCCCGGCGCCGGGACCGTCCCGGACCTGGTGGCGGAGACCTTCACCCGGCTGCGCCGCACCGCCGGCCGCCGGGGCCGGGTGCCCTCCCTGGGCGCGCCGCCGCGCCGCGGCGGCCCCGACCCCCTCGCCGGCCGGCCCCGCCGCGACGACGCCGGGGCGGTGGTGCCCGGCCTGGGCCCGGTGGGGGAGCGCCTGGCGGAGACCGGGTTCTTCGCCGAGGCCCGGGATCGGGCGGGCACCCGGATCCCGGAGCATCTGCAGGGCCGCGGCGCCGGCGGCCCGCGGGTGCGCCGGTACCGGCGCAATGAGCCGCAGCCGCTGGGCACGGTGCTCATCCGGCAGATCCTGGACCGGGGCTGGGCCCCGCAGATGGCTCGGGGCATGATCCTCACCCGGTGGCCGGAGATCGTCGGCGAGGAGCTCGCCGCCCAGGTGCGGATCGACTCCTTCGACGAGGGCACCCTGCTGCTGCGGGCCGCTTCCACCGCCTGGGCCACCCAGCTGCGGTACCTGCAGGACCGGATCCTGGCCCGGATCGCCGAGGAGGTCGGCGACGGGGTGGTCACCCGGCTGCGGATCATCGGCCCCCCGGCGCCGACATGGCGCAAGGGCCGCTACGGGGTGCGCGGCCGGGGCCCGCGGGACACCTACGGATAGGCGGGGATCGCGAAAATCGCCCGGAAACGCCCCTCAGAGCGTTCGTGAATACCCCTCCCGTGGTGGGGTACGGGTAGGATGGTCGGGTACCCCATCTTCCGTAGAAGGAGACTGGCCCCCCGTGGCTGCCACCGAGAATCACTACGACGCATCATCCATCACCATCCTCGAGGGACTCGAGGCCGTCCGGAAGCGCCCGGGCATGTACATCGGCTCCACCGGTGAACGCGGCCTGCATCATCTCGTCTGGGAGGTCGTGGACAACTCCGTCGACGAGGCGATGGCCGGGTACGCCAGCCACGTCCAGGTCACCCTGATGGAGGACGGGGGCGTGGAGGTCATCGACGACGGCCGCGGCATCCCGGTGGAGATGCACCCCTCCGGTGCGCCGACGGTGCAGGTCGTGATGACCCAGCTGCACGCCGGCGGCAAATTCGACTCCGAGTCCTACGCGGTCTCCGGCGGCCTGCACGGCGTGGGCATCTCCGTGGTCAACGCGCTGTCCACCCGGCTGGAGGCGGATATCGTCCGCGACGGCCACCTGTGGCACCAGCGCTTCGTCAACGCCATCCCCGAGGAGCTGGAGCAGGGCCGCCGGGCCCGCGGCTCCGGCACCACGGTCCGGTTCTGGCCGGACCCGGAGATCTTCGAGTCCACCGACTTCAACTTCGACACCATCGCCCGCCGGCTGCGCGAGATGGCCTTCCTCAACAAGGGCCTGACCATCACCCTCACCGACCGCCGGGTCAGCGAGGAGGAGCTGGAGGCCGAGGAGCTCGCCGAGCAGGCCGAGCACGAGTCCGCCGCCGCCGCGAAGGACGCCGCCGAGGTCGAGGAGGAGAAGAAGGCCAAGGAGGCCAAGCCGAAGGTCCGGCAGAAGGTCTACCACTACCCCAACGGGCTGCGCGACTACGTCGAGTCCCTGAACAAGACGAAGACCGCGATCCACCCGACCATCGTGCACTTCGAGGCCGCCGGGGAGGGCCATGAGGTGGAGATCGCGATGCAGTGGAACGGCGGGTTCTCCGAATCCGTGCACACCTTCGCGAACACCATCAACACCATCGAGGGCGGCACCCACGAGGAGGGCTTCCGCTCCGCGCTGACCTCCCTGATGAACCGCTACGCCCGGGAGCACAAGCTGCTCAAGGACAAGGAGCCGAACCTCACCGGCGACGACTGCCGGGAGGGCCTGGCCGCGGTGATCTCGGTGCGGGTGACCGACCCCCAGTTCGAGGGGCAGACGAAGACGAAGCTGGGCAACACCGAGGTGCGCTCCTTCGTGCAGAAGTCCGCCAATGAGCACATCGGGCACTGGCTGGAGGCCAACCCCGCCGAGGCCCGGGTGATCATCAACAAGGCCATCTCCTCCGCGCACGCCCGCCAGGCCGCGCGCAAGGCCCGGGACCTGGTGCGGCGCAAGTCCGCCACGGATCTGGGCGGGCTGCCCGGCAAGCTGGCGGACTGCCGCTCCAAGGACCCCTCGAAGAGCGAGCTGTTCATCGTCGAGGGCGACTCCGCCGGCGGCTCCGCCAAGGGCGGCCGCAACTCCATGTTCCAGGCGATCCTGCCGTTGCGCGGCAAGATCCTCAACGTGGAGAAGGCCCGCCTGGACAAGACCCTGAAGAACAACGAGGTGCAGGCGATCATCACCGCCCTGGGCACCGGCATCCACGACGAGTTCGACATCTCCAAGCTGCGCTACCACAAGATCGTGCTCATGGCGGACGCCGACGTGGACGGCCAGCACATCGCCACGCTGCTGCTCACCCTGCTGTTCCGGCTGATGCGGCCCCTGGTGGAGGAGGGCCACGTCTACCTCGCCCAGCCGCCGCTGTACAAGCTGAAGTGGTCCAAGGGCCAGCCCGGCTACGCCTACTCCGACGCGGAGCGGGACAAGCTGGTGGAGGAGGGCCTCGCCGCCGGCCGCAAGATCAACACCGACGACGGCATCCAGCGCTACAAGGGCCTCGGCGAGATGGACGCCCCGGAGCTGTGGGAGACCACCATGGATCCCACCCACCGGGTGCTGCGCCAGGTCGCCCTGGAGGATGCGCAGAAGGCCGATGAGCTGTTCAGCATCCTGATGGGCGATGACGTCGGCTCCCGCCGGTCCTTCATCACCCGCAACGCCAAGGACGTCCGCTTCCTCGACGTCTAGGACCGGCCCGCGCATGACCCGCACCCCGCGGCACCCGCCGGTGCCGCGGGGTGCGGTGCCGTAGCCGGGGGGCTAGTCGCGGAACAGGGCCCCGGCGGAGGAGTCCAGCCGCGGCAGATCGGGCAGCTCCGCCGACCCGGCCCCGCCGGCGGCATTGCAGCCGCCCACCGGGGCGCCGTTGAGCACCTTGAGGATGAAGCTCATCCCGAACGGGGCCCCGGAGACCGCCTGCAGGAAGTGGTTGTAGTCCTCGATCTCCGGGAGGATGTCGTCCCGGTAGACCACGTTCGCCCCCGCGGCGCACCAGTGCCCGGCGAGATCCTTGGCCTGCTGGTAGTCCACGGTGCCGTCATGGGTGCCGGAGATGATCATCACCGGGGCGGTGGGGGTCAGGGTGCCGATCCGCTGGGCGTCCATGGCCCGCCGGCCGGCCGGGATCTCGTCGATGATCTCGTCCAGGGCCCGGCCGTCGGCGGTCCAGTCCGCGGTGGTCTGGCCCCCGTAGGCCGCCTCGATCTCGTCGGTGCACATCCGGGAGAGGTTGTCGAGAACCCTCCGGCCCTCCTCGGAGATGTGCCGGGCCAGGTCCTGCTCCAGCTCCGGGTAGCGGGCCACCAGGCCGTTGATGGTGAAGCCGATGGCGCCGACCAGGTGCGAGCCGTCGATGCCGCGCTGCACCGCCTCCAGGTCCGCCGGCGGGGCGGAGGCGTAGGCCCCGGCGACGTCCAGGTCCGCCCCGTAGCCCGGGGCGGCCTCGACGGCGGCGGTGGAGGCCCCGCCGCCCTGGGAGTGCCCGTAGAAGGCGACCCGGCCGAAGTCGCCGGCGCCGACGAGGTTCCGCGCGGCCCGAGCCCCGTCGATCATGGCGTGCGCCTGCTCGGCCCGGTTCATGTAGGTGTGCATGCCCGGGGTGCCCATGCCGACGTAGTCGGTGACGAAGACGCGCACGCCCACCGCGGAGAAGGCCCAGTCGTAGAGGCCCTCCAGGGCGACCATCCGCCCGGAGGAGAAGGGATCCGGCTGATCGTCCACCGGCCAGTTCCGGGAGGGCGCGCACTGGTCGCCCTGGCCGACGGTGCCGCGGCCGACCACCACGGTGGGGCGCGCCCCCTTCCCGGTCCACGGCACCGAGGGCTCCACCAGGTAGCCGCTCACCGCGATGGGGGAGCCGTGGGTGTCCGTCGTGGAGTAGATGACCTTGGTCACCGAGTCCGGCAGCGGGAAATCCAGCCCGCGCGGCATCGGCGCGGTGCGCGCCGCGGCGGTGCGCAGCACGCTGCCCGGGGCACCCGGGGTGAGGGCGGTGATGTCGTAGAAGGGATCCACCGCGCCGGGTTGGGTGGCCCGGTCCTTCGCCCGGCCGATGGGGGAGATGGCCTCGGAGGCGGAGTCCGAACCGGAGTCGATGCCCGCCGGGCCCGGGGCCGGGGCCCCGTCGTCCCCGTCCCCGGGGTCGGAGTCACCCGACCCGCCGGGGGCGGGGCCCGGCGGGGTCCCGGGCAGCTCCCCGAGGCCGGGCAGGTCGGGGACCCCGATGCCGGGGAGAGCGTCGACGCCGCCCGGCCCGGGCGGGGCGGGGACGGCGCCGGCGGCGGTGACGAGCAGGAGCAGGGATGCGGTGGCCCCGGCGAGGGCGGCGCCGGCCTGGCGGGCCCGGCCGCGCCGGCGGCGATGGATCTCGGAAGTCATATCCATTTCCTACCAAACTCGTATCGTCGGGGAGCGCATTTTCGTTCCGGCGCACCCCGGACCCGGGCGCACCCGCCGGCGCCGCCGGGGACGGTTCAGTTGGAAAACCGTGGGTGGGAACCCATAAGCTGCCCCATGTGAGCGATGCCCCGAAGCGCAAGAACCCCGACCTCATCCACCCGGTGACCCTGCCCGACGGCTCCGTGACGCCGCTGCGCGTGCACCTGCCGGAGGGTGAGCCCCGGGGGATCGTCATCCTGTGGCCGGGGATGGGCATGGGCGCCCGCTACTACTGGCCGATCGCCGGGGAGCTCGCCGCGCGCGGCTACGCCGCGGTGGGCTCCGAACTGCGCGGCCAGGGCGACCAGACCGACCGGGCCTCCTGGTCCCGGGCCTGGGGCTACCACGACATGGCCGCGGTGGACTTCCCCCGGGTGGTCGCCGAGGCACGCGCCATCATCCAGCCCGAGGGCGTCCGGCTGCCGGTGTACTTCATCTGCCACTCCATGGGCGGCCAGGTGGCCACCCTGTACCTGTGCCGCCCGGAGGCGGACGTCGACGCGGTGGTCACCGTGGGCTCCGGCAGCCCCTATTTCCGGCACTTCACCGGCTCCCCCTACCGGCGGCTGCGCTGGGGTGCGCCGGGCATGGCGGCGGTATCCGGGCTTCTCGGCCACTGGCCGCCCGGGCCGCATGATCTCGGCAACTTCGGCCGCCAGTCCCGCGTGCACATGCGGGAGTGGGCCGGCTTCGCCCGCCGCAACCGGCTGCGCCCCCGCGGGGCGGATATGGACTACCGCACCGCGGCGATGGACGTGACCACCCCGGTGCTCACCCTGACCTGCGGCGGCGATCACGACTGCCCGCCGGAGTCGGCGATGGATCTCGCCGCCCGGCTGCCGAAGGCCGCCGAGTACGACTTCATCGAGCAGCGCCTCGGCCACAATCGCTGGGCCCGGGAGCCGAAGGCCGTGGTGGACCGCTTCGAGCGCTTCATCGCCGAGCGCGGGGTGGCCCCGGACTAGATAGAACACCAGGTGCATCACCTGCCCGGGATCCTCCCACCAGCCATTTTGCCGGTCAGGTTGGGGTGGGCTGGGGGGGGCATGCCTCCGGAGAACCGCGTGGTGCGCTTGCGCAACGTGAGCCGCCGATCTAGGCTGACATCAACCGTTCAGCCCGCCTCGACCTCCGGTCGGGAGTGGGCTGGATTTCTTTCGTA containing:
- the recF gene encoding DNA replication/repair protein RecF (All proteins in this family for which functions are known are DNA-binding proteins that assist the filamentation of RecA onto DNA for the initiation of recombination or recombinational repair.), producing MHLRSLSLRDFRSWPELNLALEPGITVFTGRNGYGKTNIVEAVGYLATLSSHRVAGDAPLVRAGAESARVSATAVNEGRELTAHLLINARGANLAQLNRTRLRSPRELLGTVRAVLFAPEDLELVKGEPAQRRRYLDDLLGVRRPRLAGARLEYDRVLRQRNALLKSAATALRRGYGTAEGEAALATLDTWDAQLARVGAVVTAERIRLTADLAPRVVEAYATLAPSSRPAAVAYRPRVLESAGSAPMGAGEAAQADPEVLEALLLTAMAEGRRREIERGMSLVGPHRDDLSLTLGEEPAKGFASHGETWSFALALRLAGYELLRAEGPDPVLILDDVFAELDRHRRQALVAMATRAEQVLITSAVGEELPPGLAEAGHTTHLVEVRDTEQGRISVLAEGAGA
- the dnaN gene encoding DNA polymerase III subunit beta encodes the protein MEQTDVRVRAAKDDLADAVAWVARNLPTRTTQPILRGMLFDVSDAGLEIAGYDYEVSTRVRIPAESTDVGRFAVNGKLVSDIVAKMANKPIDLHYDGTKVHVTCGSSRFELPAMTIDDYPAMPETPAVTATVDPSLFTEAIGQVSVAAGRDETLPMLTGIRMEAEDGRVTLAATDRFRLAVRTFDWEAVADGPVELLIPAKTLADTARTIDSHSSEPVTIAVGDGSDGQPIGSDGLLGILGPDRRTTTRLLEAEFPKFRPLLPKEHSAVASIEIEPLREAIRRVSLVADRGAQVRMDFSEGQVRLSAQAEETGSAEEILDCAFAGEPLLIAFNPAYLSDGLSAIHTNRVFMGFTQPSRPAILVPEPEELPEAGEDGMFPTPEVDYTYLLMPVRLPG
- a CDS encoding DUF721 domain-containing protein — its product is MSAGEPGAAAAGGDAAGSSAADAAVAKAARLVRAAGAPAAAPAPAPETAAQAPDAVAPAPDAGGATAPEAAPAPGAGTVPDLVAETFTRLRRTAGRRGRVPSLGAPPRRGGPDPLAGRPRRDDAGAVVPGLGPVGERLAETGFFAEARDRAGTRIPEHLQGRGAGGPRVRRYRRNEPQPLGTVLIRQILDRGWAPQMARGMILTRWPEIVGEELAAQVRIDSFDEGTLLLRAASTAWATQLRYLQDRILARIAEEVGDGVVTRLRIIGPPAPTWRKGRYGVRGRGPRDTYG
- a CDS encoding lipase family protein; translated protein: MTSEIHRRRRGRARQAGAALAGATASLLLLVTAAGAVPAPPGPGGVDALPGIGVPDLPGLGELPGTPPGPAPGGSGDSDPGDGDDGAPAPGPAGIDSGSDSASEAISPIGRAKDRATQPGAVDPFYDITALTPGAPGSVLRTAAARTAPMPRGLDFPLPDSVTKVIYSTTDTHGSPIAVSGYLVEPSVPWTGKGARPTVVVGRGTVGQGDQCAPSRNWPVDDQPDPFSSGRMVALEGLYDWAFSAVGVRVFVTDYVGMGTPGMHTYMNRAEQAHAMIDGARAARNLVGAGDFGRVAFYGHSQGGGASTAAVEAAPGYGADLDVAGAYASAPPADLEAVQRGIDGSHLVGAIGFTINGLVARYPELEQDLARHISEEGRRVLDNLSRMCTDEIEAAYGGQTTADWTADGRALDEIIDEIPAGRRAMDAQRIGTLTPTAPVMIISGTHDGTVDYQQAKDLAGHWCAAGANVVYRDDILPEIEDYNHFLQAVSGAPFGMSFILKVLNGAPVGGCNAAGGAGSAELPDLPRLDSSAGALFRD
- the dnaA gene encoding chromosomal replication initiator protein DnaA yields the protein MTRRRRDGDMNEGSTGFDAIWTRVIETLQAAGEDPADPTPALDAFERSLLNTVQPVGQINGFVLLTTTSTSAKKLIEGDLGSHFAAVLHRITGEELQVVVTVADRAEETPAAAAPTTAQPQAPQPQRTYPPTGAEPGYGYPRPGDDAAHFTEPGTNQQAAMRFGEHPGYPAPAQPAAQPPTQPAAQPPTGYPGQGGAMPPMPAGQPMTQPGQPAQPGYPAPEAPAAGAPAPVSAMATGPHQAVPRQMCDPVEEPTLNPKYTFDTFVQGPQNKIAAAAAVAVAENPGRSYNPLYIAGPSGLGKTHLLHAIGHYALNLRPTLRLKYVSSEEFTNDFITSLREDAQESFKRRYRNLDVLLVDDIQFLAGKEGTQEEFFHTFNALYQTNRQIVLSSDRPPNQLVTLEDRLRTRFEQGLYADLSLPDLETRIAILQKKVEQLENRDIPEDVLIFIAQHTNTSIRALEGDLLQISAQASLLRREPSVELAREVLGTGGGAVDITPEIIVAATAEYFGLSIKDLESPRRSRPVSHARQVAMHLIRRMTNLSLVSIGAVLGGRDHATILHGDNKIEHEITENEATRREVDELTARIHERARM
- a CDS encoding alpha/beta fold hydrolase yields the protein MSDAPKRKNPDLIHPVTLPDGSVTPLRVHLPEGEPRGIVILWPGMGMGARYYWPIAGELAARGYAAVGSELRGQGDQTDRASWSRAWGYHDMAAVDFPRVVAEARAIIQPEGVRLPVYFICHSMGGQVATLYLCRPEADVDAVVTVGSGSPYFRHFTGSPYRRLRWGAPGMAAVSGLLGHWPPGPHDLGNFGRQSRVHMREWAGFARRNRLRPRGADMDYRTAAMDVTTPVLTLTCGGDHDCPPESAMDLAARLPKAAEYDFIEQRLGHNRWAREPKAVVDRFERFIAERGVAPD
- the gyrB gene encoding DNA topoisomerase (ATP-hydrolyzing) subunit B, whose amino-acid sequence is MAATENHYDASSITILEGLEAVRKRPGMYIGSTGERGLHHLVWEVVDNSVDEAMAGYASHVQVTLMEDGGVEVIDDGRGIPVEMHPSGAPTVQVVMTQLHAGGKFDSESYAVSGGLHGVGISVVNALSTRLEADIVRDGHLWHQRFVNAIPEELEQGRRARGSGTTVRFWPDPEIFESTDFNFDTIARRLREMAFLNKGLTITLTDRRVSEEELEAEELAEQAEHESAAAAKDAAEVEEEKKAKEAKPKVRQKVYHYPNGLRDYVESLNKTKTAIHPTIVHFEAAGEGHEVEIAMQWNGGFSESVHTFANTINTIEGGTHEEGFRSALTSLMNRYAREHKLLKDKEPNLTGDDCREGLAAVISVRVTDPQFEGQTKTKLGNTEVRSFVQKSANEHIGHWLEANPAEARVIINKAISSAHARQAARKARDLVRRKSATDLGGLPGKLADCRSKDPSKSELFIVEGDSAGGSAKGGRNSMFQAILPLRGKILNVEKARLDKTLKNNEVQAIITALGTGIHDEFDISKLRYHKIVLMADADVDGQHIATLLLTLLFRLMRPLVEEGHVYLAQPPLYKLKWSKGQPGYAYSDAERDKLVEEGLAAGRKINTDDGIQRYKGLGEMDAPELWETTMDPTHRVLRQVALEDAQKADELFSILMGDDVGSRRSFITRNAKDVRFLDV